A single window of Kitasatospora sp. HUAS MG31 DNA harbors:
- a CDS encoding beta-ketoacyl synthase N-terminal-like domain-containing protein, whose protein sequence is MTGSRRAVVTGIGVIAPNGVGTDDFWKAVREGRSALSVIDREGCGHLPLRVAGLVSGFDPAAFVEERFLVQTDRFTHFAMAAAGLALDDSGLSPADPFGVGVVTAAGSGGGEFGQRELQQLWSKGPSHVGPYQSIAWFYAASTGQISIRGGFKGPCGVVASDEAGGLDAFAHAAGAVRRGTDAVVAGAAEAPIAPYSMVCQLGYPGLSTAVEPERAYLPFDPDAAGFVPAEGGALFTVEAEEAARARGARIRAEIAGHAATFTGGARWAESRDGLAHAVRGALAEARLAPDEVDVVFADALGVPEADRAEALALADVLGPHAERVPVTAPKAGIGRAHCGAPALDVAAAVLALEHGIVPPTPHVTACAHDLDLVTGYPRTTELRTALVLSRGLMGSNSALVLRRSN, encoded by the coding sequence ATGACCGGGTCCCGTCGGGCGGTGGTGACCGGGATCGGCGTGATCGCGCCGAACGGGGTCGGCACCGACGACTTCTGGAAGGCGGTCCGGGAGGGCCGCTCGGCGCTCTCGGTGATCGACCGGGAGGGCTGCGGGCACCTGCCGCTGCGGGTGGCCGGCCTGGTCTCCGGGTTCGACCCGGCGGCCTTCGTCGAGGAGCGGTTCCTGGTCCAGACGGACCGGTTCACCCACTTCGCGATGGCGGCCGCCGGCCTGGCGCTGGACGACTCGGGGCTCTCGCCCGCCGACCCGTTCGGCGTCGGCGTGGTGACCGCGGCCGGCTCCGGCGGCGGCGAGTTCGGCCAGCGCGAGCTGCAGCAGCTGTGGAGCAAGGGGCCGAGTCACGTCGGCCCGTACCAGTCCATCGCCTGGTTCTACGCGGCGAGCACCGGCCAGATCTCCATCCGGGGCGGGTTCAAGGGCCCGTGCGGGGTGGTGGCCTCGGACGAGGCCGGCGGGCTGGACGCGTTCGCGCACGCCGCGGGAGCGGTGCGGCGCGGCACCGACGCCGTGGTGGCCGGGGCCGCCGAGGCGCCGATCGCGCCGTACTCGATGGTCTGCCAGCTCGGATACCCGGGGCTGAGCACGGCCGTCGAGCCGGAGCGGGCGTACCTGCCGTTCGACCCGGACGCGGCCGGGTTCGTCCCGGCCGAGGGCGGTGCGCTGTTCACCGTGGAGGCCGAGGAGGCGGCCCGGGCCCGCGGGGCCCGGATCCGGGCGGAGATCGCCGGGCACGCGGCGACCTTCACCGGCGGGGCGCGCTGGGCCGAGTCCCGGGACGGCCTGGCGCACGCCGTCCGCGGCGCGCTCGCCGAGGCGCGGCTGGCGCCCGACGAGGTGGACGTGGTCTTCGCCGACGCGCTCGGCGTCCCCGAGGCGGACCGGGCCGAGGCCCTGGCACTCGCCGACGTCCTCGGACCGCACGCCGAACGGGTCCCGGTGACCGCGCCGAAGGCCGGCATCGGACGGGCGCACTGCGGGGCGCCCGCGCTGGACGTGGCCGCCGCCGTGCTCGCCCTGGAGCACGGGATCGTCCCGCCGACCCCGCACGTCACCGCCTGCGCCCACGACCTCGACCTGGTCACGGGCTACCCCCGCACCACCGAACTGCGCACCGCCCTGGTGCTCAGCCGCGGCCTGATGGGTTCCAACTCGGCGCTCGTGCTGCGCCGTTCCAACTGA
- a CDS encoding beta-ketoacyl-[acyl-carrier-protein] synthase family protein, with protein sequence MTRRVAVTGIGVVAPGGIGVPAFWDLLTSGRTATRGITLFDPTGFRSRIAAECDFDPAAHGLDGADTVRNDRYVQFALVAAAEAVADSGLDLAAEDPWRVGVSLGTAVGGTTRLEHDYVLVSSAGADWGVDHRPAQPYLERAFSPSALASSVAERFGARGPVQTVSTGCTSGLDAVGYAATAVEEGRADVIIAGACDSPISPITVACFDAIKATSARNDDPEHASRPFDATRDGFVLGEGGAVLVLEELSRARRRGARIYGELGGFATFGNAYHMTGLTQEGREMSEAIDHALAHARVNGEDVGYVNAHGSGTKQNDRHETAAVKRSLGTHAYRTPMSSIKSMVGHSLGAIGAIELVACTLALHHGVVPPTANYTERDPECDLDYVPRTAREVPLRHVLSVGSGFGGFQSAVVLSREGAVA encoded by the coding sequence GTGACCCGCCGGGTTGCGGTGACCGGAATCGGGGTGGTGGCTCCCGGCGGCATCGGCGTCCCCGCGTTCTGGGACTTGCTGACGTCGGGGCGCACCGCGACCCGGGGCATCACCCTGTTCGACCCGACCGGCTTCCGGTCCAGGATCGCGGCCGAGTGCGACTTCGACCCGGCCGCGCACGGCCTGGACGGGGCCGACACCGTCCGCAACGACCGGTACGTGCAGTTCGCGCTGGTCGCCGCCGCCGAGGCGGTGGCGGACAGCGGACTCGACCTCGCCGCGGAGGACCCGTGGCGGGTCGGGGTGTCGCTGGGCACGGCGGTCGGCGGGACGACCCGGCTGGAGCACGACTACGTGCTGGTCAGCTCCGCCGGCGCCGACTGGGGCGTCGACCACCGCCCGGCGCAGCCGTACCTGGAGCGGGCGTTCTCGCCGAGCGCGCTGGCCTCCTCGGTGGCCGAGCGGTTCGGCGCCCGCGGCCCGGTGCAGACGGTCTCCACCGGCTGCACCTCCGGTCTGGACGCGGTCGGGTACGCGGCGACGGCGGTCGAGGAGGGACGGGCGGACGTGATCATCGCGGGCGCCTGCGACTCCCCGATCTCGCCGATCACCGTGGCCTGCTTCGACGCCATCAAGGCCACCTCGGCGCGCAACGACGACCCGGAGCACGCCTCCCGGCCGTTCGACGCCACCCGGGACGGCTTCGTGCTCGGCGAGGGCGGCGCGGTGCTGGTGCTGGAGGAGCTCTCCCGGGCCCGCCGGCGCGGCGCCCGGATCTACGGGGAGCTCGGCGGGTTCGCCACCTTCGGCAACGCGTACCACATGACCGGTCTGACCCAGGAGGGGCGGGAGATGTCCGAGGCCATCGACCACGCCCTGGCGCACGCCCGGGTGAACGGCGAGGACGTGGGCTATGTCAACGCGCACGGCTCCGGGACCAAGCAGAACGACCGGCACGAGACCGCGGCGGTGAAGCGGTCGCTGGGCACGCACGCGTACCGGACGCCGATGAGCTCGATCAAGTCGATGGTGGGCCACTCGCTGGGCGCCATCGGGGCGATCGAACTGGTGGCTTGCACGCTGGCGTTGCACCACGGCGTGGTCCCGCCGACCGCCAACTACACCGAGCGGGACCCGGAGTGCGACCTGGACTACGTCCCGCGCACCGCCCGCGAGGTGCCGCTGCGCCACGTGCTGTCGGTGGGCAGCGGGTTCGGCGGCTTCCAGTCCGCCGTGGTGCTCAGCCGTGAGGGGGCGGTCGCATGA
- a CDS encoding right-handed parallel beta-helix repeat-containing protein has protein sequence MISPQRHRIAAALLAAATVPALLAAAAPQPERAPNGVVHQVRPGESVQAAVDAARPGDVIELAAGTYPGGVTISTDRLTLRGQGDATVFDAAATPAGGTPSACTRAGHGLCVTGLPGAPVTGVTVESLAVTGFTKNGLNASRTDGLVVRDVLAHHNLQQGISEEMSVRSRLIGNEARNNGQAGIFIANSVEHEGGALDTRGTAVEANLLSGNRIGVVLRRTRALTVEDNLVTGNCGGVFVVGDEGVPRAGALTVRRNVVASNNSYCPPNPRLDFIQGTGILLTGTEDVTVADNQVVGNTGTSPMSGGIVIYKSVVGMPNARATVTGNQLSANGPADLADRDTGTGHVLAGNVCQVSEPAGRC, from the coding sequence ATGATTTCCCCACAGCGTCACCGCATCGCCGCCGCCCTGCTGGCCGCGGCCACCGTCCCCGCCCTGCTGGCCGCCGCCGCTCCGCAACCGGAGCGCGCGCCGAACGGGGTCGTCCACCAGGTCCGCCCGGGTGAATCCGTGCAGGCCGCCGTCGACGCCGCCCGTCCGGGCGACGTGATCGAGCTGGCCGCCGGCACCTACCCGGGCGGCGTCACCATCTCCACCGACCGCCTGACCCTGCGCGGGCAGGGCGACGCCACGGTCTTCGACGCCGCCGCCACCCCGGCGGGCGGCACCCCCTCGGCCTGCACCCGCGCCGGCCACGGCCTGTGCGTCACCGGCCTCCCCGGCGCCCCGGTCACCGGCGTCACCGTCGAGTCCCTGGCCGTCACCGGCTTCACCAAGAACGGCCTCAACGCCTCCCGAACCGACGGCCTGGTGGTCCGGGACGTCCTCGCGCACCACAACCTCCAGCAGGGCATCAGCGAGGAGATGTCCGTCCGGTCCCGGCTGATCGGCAACGAGGCCCGGAACAACGGCCAGGCCGGCATCTTCATCGCCAACTCCGTGGAACACGAGGGCGGCGCCCTCGACACCCGGGGCACCGCCGTCGAGGCCAACCTGCTCTCCGGCAACCGGATCGGCGTGGTGCTGCGCCGCACGCGGGCCCTCACCGTCGAGGACAACCTGGTCACCGGGAACTGCGGCGGCGTGTTCGTGGTCGGCGACGAGGGCGTGCCGCGCGCCGGGGCCCTGACGGTCCGCCGGAACGTGGTCGCCTCCAACAACAGCTACTGCCCGCCCAACCCCCGGCTGGACTTCATCCAGGGCACCGGCATCCTGCTCACCGGCACCGAGGACGTCACGGTGGCCGACAACCAGGTCGTCGGCAACACCGGCACCTCCCCGATGTCCGGCGGCATCGTGATCTACAAGAGCGTGGTCGGCATGCCGAACGCCCGCGCCACCGTCACCGGCAACCAGCTGAGCGCCAACGGCCCGGCCGACCTGGCCGACCGCGACACCGGGACCGGTCACGTGCTCGCCGGCAACGTCTGCCAGGTCTCCGAGCCCGCCGGCCGCTGCTGA
- a CDS encoding heavy metal translocating P-type ATPase produces MSPHPAAAPSHQARTTPEPRTTDLAVGGMTCAACVARVEKKLAKLPGVSAGVNLATGRARVLHPAAVPVSDLVAAVEGAGYTAEPVTDATPPADDRAADPDEGLRLLLTAVTAVPVIVISMVPALQVRGWQWACLALAAFVVTFGSYGFHARALRNLRHATATMDTLVSLGVVASFAWSVHALVFGGAGAFGMRMPFSLTASGGGAHLYLEAAVGVPLFVLCGRYLEGRARRRTGSALRALAELGAKQVCLRLPDGGGEQLVPIERLLPGQEFVVRPGEKVATDGVVVEGTSALDTSLLTGESVPVEAGPGRRVTGATLNVGGLLVVRATAVGADTQLARITALVTEAQVGKARAQRLADTVAGVFVPVVLGIAVAVLGFWLGTGAGAQEALTAAVSVLVVACPCALGLATPTALLAATGRGAELGVLIRGPEALESLRRIDTVVLDKTGTLTEGRMRLAETTPAPGYTAAEVLRLAAAVEHGSEHPVARALVAAADGPPPVVPGFRATPGLGVEGTVEGRRVRVVRPGAVDLPSGLREALARAESAGHTAVAVELDGACAALLAVGDTLRPGSYRAVHRLRGMGLETVLATGDGPGAARAVAEHLGIGEVHSGMSPEQKAHLVGELRASGRSVAVVGDGVNDAVALAAADLGIALGSGTDAAIGAAGLTLTTGGIESLVVAVGLARRTLATIRVNLVWAFGYNAVLIPPAAAGLLNPMLAALAMSASSLLVVANSLRLRTWRPSPAGNPRTAHR; encoded by the coding sequence ATGAGCCCCCACCCGGCAGCAGCTCCCTCCCATCAGGCCCGCACCACCCCCGAACCCCGCACCACCGACCTCGCCGTCGGCGGGATGACCTGCGCCGCCTGCGTGGCCCGGGTGGAGAAGAAGCTCGCCAAACTCCCCGGCGTCAGCGCCGGCGTCAACCTGGCCACCGGCCGGGCCCGGGTGCTGCATCCGGCCGCCGTTCCGGTGTCCGACCTGGTGGCCGCCGTGGAGGGCGCCGGCTACACCGCCGAGCCCGTCACCGACGCCACCCCGCCCGCCGACGACCGGGCGGCCGACCCGGACGAGGGCCTGCGCCTGCTGCTGACCGCGGTGACCGCCGTCCCGGTGATCGTGATCTCGATGGTGCCCGCGCTCCAGGTCCGCGGCTGGCAGTGGGCCTGCCTGGCGCTGGCGGCGTTCGTGGTCACCTTCGGCTCGTACGGCTTCCACGCCCGTGCGCTGCGCAACCTCCGGCACGCCACCGCGACCATGGACACCCTGGTCAGCCTGGGCGTGGTGGCCTCCTTCGCCTGGTCGGTGCACGCCCTGGTGTTCGGCGGCGCCGGCGCCTTCGGCATGCGGATGCCGTTCTCGCTGACCGCGTCCGGCGGCGGCGCGCACCTCTACCTGGAGGCGGCGGTCGGCGTCCCGCTGTTCGTGCTGTGCGGCCGGTACCTGGAGGGCCGGGCCCGGCGGCGGACCGGATCCGCCCTGCGGGCGCTGGCCGAACTGGGCGCCAAGCAGGTCTGTCTGCGCCTCCCGGACGGCGGTGGTGAGCAGCTCGTCCCGATCGAGCGGCTGCTGCCCGGCCAGGAGTTCGTGGTCCGCCCCGGCGAGAAGGTCGCCACCGACGGCGTGGTGGTCGAGGGCACCTCAGCCCTGGACACCTCCCTCCTCACCGGCGAGAGCGTCCCGGTGGAGGCCGGCCCCGGCCGGCGCGTGACCGGCGCGACCCTCAACGTCGGCGGCCTGCTGGTGGTACGGGCCACCGCGGTCGGCGCCGACACCCAGCTGGCCAGGATCACCGCCCTGGTGACCGAGGCCCAGGTGGGCAAGGCCCGCGCCCAGCGGCTGGCCGACACCGTCGCCGGGGTGTTCGTCCCGGTGGTCCTGGGCATCGCGGTCGCCGTCCTGGGCTTCTGGCTGGGCACCGGCGCCGGCGCGCAGGAGGCGCTCACCGCCGCCGTCTCCGTCCTGGTGGTCGCCTGCCCCTGCGCTCTCGGCCTCGCCACCCCCACCGCGCTGCTCGCCGCCACCGGGCGCGGCGCCGAACTGGGGGTGCTGATCCGCGGCCCGGAGGCGCTGGAGAGCCTGCGCCGGATCGACACCGTGGTCCTGGACAAGACCGGCACCCTGACCGAGGGCCGGATGCGCCTCGCGGAGACGACGCCGGCCCCCGGGTACACCGCCGCCGAGGTGCTGCGGCTGGCCGCCGCCGTCGAGCACGGCTCCGAACACCCGGTGGCCCGTGCGCTGGTGGCCGCCGCCGACGGTCCGCCGCCCGTGGTCCCGGGGTTCCGGGCCACCCCCGGCCTCGGCGTGGAGGGCACGGTGGAGGGCCGCCGGGTCCGGGTGGTCCGGCCCGGCGCGGTGGACCTCCCGTCCGGGCTGCGCGAGGCCCTCGCCCGCGCCGAGTCCGCCGGGCACACCGCGGTGGCGGTGGAACTGGACGGTGCCTGCGCGGCGCTGCTCGCCGTCGGCGACACCCTGCGCCCCGGCAGCTACCGTGCCGTCCACCGGCTGCGCGGGATGGGACTGGAGACCGTCCTCGCCACCGGCGACGGACCGGGCGCGGCCCGCGCGGTCGCCGAACACCTCGGCATCGGCGAGGTGCACTCCGGGATGTCCCCCGAGCAGAAGGCCCACCTGGTCGGCGAGTTGAGGGCGTCCGGCCGGAGCGTCGCGGTGGTCGGCGACGGCGTCAACGACGCGGTCGCGCTCGCCGCGGCCGACCTGGGCATCGCCCTCGGCAGCGGTACCGACGCGGCGATCGGCGCCGCCGGGCTCACCCTCACCACCGGCGGCATCGAGTCCCTGGTGGTCGCCGTCGGCCTGGCCCGCCGCACCCTGGCCACCATCCGCGTCAACCTGGTCTGGGCGTTCGGCTACAACGCCGTCCTCATCCCGCCCGCCGCCGCCGGCCTGCTCAACCCGATGCTGGCCGCGCTCGCCATGTCCGCCAGCTCCCTGCTGGTGGTGGCGAACAGCCTCCGGCTGCGGACCTGGCGCCCGTCGCCGGCCGGGAACCCCCGCACAGCGCACCGGTAG
- a CDS encoding acyl carrier protein, translating to MTPELTYSELAALLKSRAGITVDPIDLERPGVTFEEFGVDSLGLLGVVGDLENRRGTPIASGAETSKSPADFLEAVNSSMKAGA from the coding sequence ATGACTCCCGAACTGACCTACTCCGAACTGGCCGCGCTGCTGAAGAGCCGGGCCGGGATCACGGTCGATCCGATCGACCTGGAACGGCCGGGTGTGACCTTCGAGGAGTTCGGCGTCGACTCGCTGGGCCTGCTCGGCGTGGTCGGCGACCTGGAGAACCGCCGCGGCACCCCGATCGCCTCCGGCGCGGAGACCAGCAAGTCCCCCGCAGATTTCCTCGAAGCCGTCAACTCCTCCATGAAGGCTGGTGCCTGA
- a CDS encoding DUF6434 domain-containing protein has protein sequence MNEHQEPAAGARPPLTRALDGEELLRWYWTLQELTALARELDLPRGGGKLALTDRLAAALDGRPLPPPPPRRRSTTAAQLTAPVDGSTVIPEGQRCSQVLRAHFRQEIGPSFHFDAPMRAFIADNPGRTLADAVRHWHDTRTLAAEEPAPQFEFNRFLRDWHARNPDGTRAQAVAAWQTHRSRPKDAHPHRGGPDDH, from the coding sequence GTGAACGAGCACCAGGAACCCGCCGCCGGCGCCCGCCCGCCGCTGACCCGCGCGCTGGACGGCGAGGAACTGCTCCGCTGGTACTGGACCCTTCAGGAGCTCACCGCGCTGGCCCGCGAGCTGGACCTCCCGCGCGGCGGCGGCAAGCTCGCCCTCACCGACCGGCTCGCCGCCGCCCTGGACGGCCGCCCCCTGCCGCCCCCGCCACCCCGCCGCCGCAGCACCACGGCGGCCCAGCTCACCGCGCCGGTGGACGGATCCACCGTCATCCCCGAGGGCCAGCGATGCAGCCAGGTCCTGCGCGCCCACTTCCGGCAGGAGATCGGGCCGTCGTTCCACTTCGACGCCCCCATGCGGGCGTTCATCGCCGACAACCCGGGCCGCACCCTCGCCGACGCCGTCCGCCACTGGCACGACACCCGCACCCTCGCGGCCGAGGAGCCGGCCCCGCAGTTCGAGTTCAACCGCTTCCTCCGCGACTGGCACGCCCGCAACCCGGACGGCACCCGCGCCCAGGCGGTCGCCGCCTGGCAGACCCACCGCTCCCGGCCGAAGGACGCCCACCCGCACCGGGGCGGACCCGATGACCACTGA
- a CDS encoding SRPBCC family protein, with product MPGHTDNRIVIAAPVDLVWDMTNDLENWPQLFSEYASVEVLDRTGQLTRFRLTMHPDENGQIWSWVSERETDRAKLSVRARRVEPGPFEFMNIRWEYEETPEGTVMRWVQDFAMKPTAPIDDAGMTDRINANSKIQMALIRDKVELRAGRG from the coding sequence GTGCCCGGACACACCGACAACAGGATCGTCATCGCCGCTCCCGTCGACCTGGTCTGGGACATGACCAACGACCTGGAGAACTGGCCGCAGCTGTTCAGCGAGTACGCCTCGGTGGAGGTGCTGGACCGCACCGGGCAGCTCACCCGGTTCCGGCTGACCATGCACCCGGACGAGAACGGCCAGATCTGGAGCTGGGTCTCCGAGCGCGAGACCGACCGCGCGAAGCTGTCCGTCCGGGCCCGCCGGGTGGAGCCCGGACCGTTCGAGTTCATGAACATCCGCTGGGAGTACGAGGAGACCCCGGAGGGCACCGTCATGCGGTGGGTGCAGGACTTCGCGATGAAGCCCACCGCGCCGATCGACGACGCCGGGATGACCGACCGGATCAACGCCAACTCGAAGATCCAGATGGCGCTGATCCGGGACAAGGTCGAGCTGCGGGCCGGGCGGGGGTGA
- a CDS encoding YoaK family protein has translation MLTVTAGAVDATAFLGLGHAFAALATGNLLLLGFAAAGAQDISLVRPLLALAGFTVGAAVGDAAVDWLRDRGRRWFVLALLLEAAFLWTAAGYALSEDAAGRPDSRQSAVVFLLVAFAMGWRNRVTWEARIPDMPTTLVQMSLVKMVVDAMSLGRGGGGPAMPKVRRLATVVGMFAGGVCGAALVLNLGVGPALGVIAGSVTGTALLYAVGPWLRPPAARPPDSGWEGPGSTDPGPPGQLGARG, from the coding sequence GTGCTGACCGTGACGGCCGGCGCCGTCGACGCCACCGCCTTCCTCGGACTGGGCCACGCCTTCGCGGCGCTCGCCACCGGCAACCTGCTGCTGCTCGGCTTCGCGGCCGCCGGCGCGCAGGACATCTCGCTGGTCCGTCCGCTGCTGGCGCTGGCCGGGTTCACGGTCGGCGCGGCGGTCGGCGACGCGGCGGTGGACTGGCTGCGGGACCGCGGCCGGCGGTGGTTCGTGCTGGCGCTGCTGCTGGAGGCCGCGTTCCTGTGGACCGCCGCGGGCTACGCGCTGTCCGAGGACGCGGCCGGCCGGCCGGACTCGCGGCAGTCGGCCGTGGTGTTCCTGCTGGTGGCGTTCGCCATGGGGTGGCGCAACCGGGTCACCTGGGAGGCCAGGATCCCGGACATGCCGACCACGCTGGTGCAGATGTCCCTGGTCAAGATGGTGGTCGACGCGATGTCGCTCGGGCGGGGCGGCGGCGGGCCGGCGATGCCGAAGGTCCGGCGGCTGGCCACCGTGGTCGGCATGTTCGCGGGGGGTGTCTGCGGGGCGGCGCTGGTGCTGAACCTGGGGGTGGGCCCGGCGCTGGGGGTGATCGCGGGGTCGGTGACCGGGACGGCGCTGCTGTACGCGGTCGGGCCGTGGCTGCGGCCGCCCGCCGCGAGGCCGCCGGACTCCGGGTGGGAGGGCCCCGGCTCGACGGACCCGGGACCGCCGGGACAGCTGGGGGCGCGGGGCTGA
- a CDS encoding cupin domain-containing protein: MTTEIPRVVHVDDAPPNTRRGGDLRAMLTPTLCGATSGFMGLAIVKPGDRIAEHYHPYSEEFVFVVCGDLEVDLDGTPQRLTADQGLMIPVGMRHRFRNVGSTEARLVFHLGPLAPRPELGHVDTEETSQAGPPEPVKATR; encoded by the coding sequence GTGACCACGGAGATCCCACGCGTCGTACACGTGGACGACGCACCCCCGAACACCCGCCGGGGTGGCGACCTGCGCGCCATGCTGACGCCCACCCTGTGCGGGGCGACCAGCGGGTTCATGGGCCTGGCGATCGTCAAGCCCGGGGACCGGATCGCTGAGCACTACCACCCGTACTCCGAGGAGTTCGTCTTCGTCGTCTGCGGTGACCTGGAGGTGGACCTGGACGGGACGCCGCAGCGGCTGACGGCCGATCAGGGCCTGATGATCCCGGTCGGGATGCGCCACCGCTTCCGCAACGTGGGCAGCACCGAGGCGCGGCTGGTCTTCCACCTCGGCCCGCTGGCCCCTCGTCCCGAGCTGGGGCACGTGGACACCGAGGAGACCTCGCAGGCGGGCCCGCCGGAACCCGTCAAGGCCACCCGGTGA
- a CDS encoding methyltransferase: protein MATATQVGTPPSMILRELVFGAACAGAVRAAARLGLADALGDSPATPAELAVTLGVEPRPLGRLLRALACYGVFQEAEGGRYRHTELSRLLREDEPGSLRYIALWCTEPWTWQSWSRLDDAVRTGRDVFTDIFGKEFFTYLHDDAPESAALFDRAMTQSSRQSAQDMTAFLDVTGVKTFVDIGGGQGHVVASMLERHPDLYGTLLDLPSVVAKADERLRPGGAFADRATLLPGDCRTAVPVDADLYLIKNILEWDDDSTRRTLRNVMASARPGARVVVVENLVDDTPSMRFTAAMDLLLLLNVGGAKHTRSSLTTLIEEAGLRLEAVSPVNPYLHAFECAVPD from the coding sequence ATGGCCACCGCGACCCAGGTCGGCACCCCGCCGTCCATGATCCTCAGGGAACTGGTCTTCGGCGCCGCGTGCGCCGGAGCCGTCCGTGCCGCCGCCCGGCTCGGACTCGCCGACGCCCTCGGCGACAGCCCCGCCACCCCCGCCGAACTCGCCGTCACCCTCGGCGTGGAACCCCGCCCGCTCGGCCGCCTGCTGCGCGCCCTCGCCTGCTACGGCGTCTTCCAGGAGGCCGAGGGCGGCCGGTACCGGCACACCGAGCTCTCCCGCCTGCTGCGCGAGGACGAGCCCGGCAGCCTGCGCTACATCGCCCTGTGGTGCACCGAGCCGTGGACCTGGCAGTCCTGGTCCCGGCTGGACGACGCGGTGCGCACCGGCCGCGACGTGTTCACCGACATCTTCGGCAAGGAGTTCTTCACCTACCTGCACGACGACGCCCCGGAGTCGGCCGCCCTGTTCGACCGGGCGATGACCCAGTCCAGCCGGCAGTCCGCCCAGGACATGACCGCCTTCCTCGACGTCACCGGCGTCAAGACGTTCGTCGACATCGGCGGCGGCCAGGGCCACGTGGTGGCCAGCATGCTGGAGCGCCACCCCGACCTGTACGGCACCCTGCTCGACCTGCCCAGCGTGGTCGCCAAGGCGGACGAACGGCTCCGGCCCGGCGGCGCGTTCGCCGACCGCGCCACCCTGCTGCCCGGCGACTGCCGCACCGCCGTCCCGGTGGACGCCGACCTCTACCTGATCAAGAACATCCTGGAGTGGGACGACGACTCCACCCGCCGCACCCTGCGCAACGTGATGGCCTCCGCGCGGCCCGGCGCCCGGGTGGTGGTCGTGGAGAACCTGGTGGACGACACGCCGTCCATGCGGTTCACCGCCGCCATGGACCTGCTGCTCCTGCTGAACGTCGGCGGCGCCAAGCACACCCGTTCCAGCCTCACCACGCTGATCGAGGAGGCCGGCCTGCGGCTGGAGGCGGTCTCGCCGGTCAACCCGTACCTGCACGCCTTCGAGTGCGCCGTCCCCGACTGA
- a CDS encoding TcmI family type II polyketide cyclase has product MYRSLIVARMKPDSADGIATVFADSDRGELPQLIGVRGRSLFQFGDVYLHLIESDRPAGPEVARYASHPEFRSVSERLSVFVDAYDPATWREPKDAMAREFYRWERPPGR; this is encoded by the coding sequence GTGTACCGCTCGCTCATCGTCGCCCGGATGAAGCCGGACTCCGCCGACGGGATCGCCACGGTGTTCGCCGACTCGGACCGCGGCGAGCTGCCGCAGCTGATCGGCGTGCGCGGGCGCAGCCTGTTCCAGTTCGGCGACGTGTACCTGCACCTGATCGAGTCCGACCGGCCGGCCGGCCCGGAGGTCGCCCGGTACGCCTCGCACCCCGAGTTCCGCTCGGTCAGCGAGCGGCTGTCGGTGTTCGTGGACGCCTACGACCCGGCGACCTGGCGGGAGCCCAAGGACGCGATGGCGCGCGAGTTCTACCGCTGGGAACGTCCGCCCGGCCGGTAG